A stretch of bacterium DNA encodes these proteins:
- a CDS encoding patatin-like phospholipase family protein, with the protein MGHKKEYFAIFAGGGVRGAAYIGAIKALEELDINLTGYASSSVGAIIAALIAVGYNHEELKELLFKLNYSKFKDLYLPSGKDFGFFKGDGLYYWIKKNIEKKFYENENKDKSFKKKPVTFNDINKDLIIIATDISNGSFKEFSRIKTPDIEVAHAVRASASIPGFFKPVWENGKCLVDGDLINNFPVWKNSSDILANTNSKILEFRLEGVEKQKEISCFLDYFSAILETSYNISTEMLDEKYGKNDQYDIIRIDAGKTKIIDFNISDEQKEALVISGFESVKKYFNYDLVKKKRNINELYEKILDKLRELGEVISWNRSKDCLIIIGGLSIYFAENKDYIHKEIYNQFMELQNVLLENTHIVKFIKFNILRNSKHLTVKINKLISDLQDFTTF; encoded by the coding sequence ATGGGTCATAAAAAAGAATATTTTGCTATATTTGCCGGTGGGGGTGTTCGAGGGGCTGCATACATCGGGGCAATAAAAGCTCTTGAAGAGCTAGATATAAATTTGACAGGGTATGCAAGTTCTTCTGTAGGAGCAATTATTGCAGCACTTATTGCTGTCGGTTACAACCATGAAGAATTGAAAGAGTTATTGTTCAAGCTCAATTATAGCAAGTTTAAGGACTTGTATTTGCCGTCCGGAAAAGATTTCGGGTTTTTTAAAGGGGATGGTTTATATTATTGGATTAAAAAAAATATAGAAAAAAAGTTTTATGAAAACGAAAATAAAGATAAAAGTTTTAAAAAGAAACCGGTAACCTTTAATGATATAAACAAAGATTTAATTATAATTGCAACAGACATCAGCAATGGAAGTTTTAAGGAATTTAGCAGGATAAAAACTCCTGACATTGAGGTGGCTCATGCTGTTAGAGCGTCTGCAAGCATACCGGGATTTTTTAAACCGGTGTGGGAAAATGGTAAATGCCTTGTTGACGGGGATTTAATAAATAATTTTCCTGTATGGAAAAACTCAAGCGATATTCTGGCAAATACTAATTCTAAAATATTGGAATTCAGGCTTGAAGGGGTAGAAAAACAAAAAGAAATTTCCTGTTTTCTTGATTATTTCAGTGCAATACTTGAAACAAGCTATAATATTTCAACAGAAATGCTGGATGAAAAATACGGAAAAAACGACCAGTATGACATAATAAGAATCGATGCAGGCAAAACCAAGATTATTGATTTTAACATTTCTGATGAACAGAAAGAAGCTCTTGTTATTAGCGGGTTTGAGTCTGTAAAAAAATATTTTAATTATGATCTCGTCAAGAAAAAAAGAAATATTAATGAGCTTTATGAAAAAATATTGGATAAACTCAGGGAATTAGGTGAAGTCATTTCCTGGAACAGATCAAAAGACTGTTTAATAATTATCGGAGGATTAAGTATTTATTTTGCTGAAAACAAAGATTATATCCACAAAGAAATTTATAATCAGTTTATGGAATTACAAAATGTCCTTTTAGAAAATACCCATATTGTTAAATTTATAAAATTTAATATTTTGCGTAACAGTAAACATTTAACTGTAAAAATCAATAAATTGATTAGTGATTTACAGGATTTTACGACTTTTTGA
- a CDS encoding glycosyltransferase family 2 protein, translated as MTISVVIHTYNSEKYLEKCLESVKSAEEIVICDMHSTDRTIEIAQKYGAKIVYHENLGFADPARNFALSHATQDWILVLDSDEIVPKELLEYLREYMTNYKTNYEVVYIPRKNILLGKVLWSWYPNPIMRFFKNGVVTFDEKVHCTPTVHGSIGEFFIDPKRTELALIHYNYDSIEAFISRMNKYTSLELEKFSERNIKFSAKLLFTRPIGEFFKRYLLKKGYKDGWHGFIFAILMGIYKFVAIIKLWQSELNLEI; from the coding sequence ATGACTATATCAGTTGTAATCCATACATATAATTCTGAAAAATATCTGGAAAAGTGTCTTGAATCGGTTAAATCCGCTGAAGAAATCGTTATTTGCGATATGCATTCAACAGATAGAACCATCGAAATAGCCCAAAAATACGGCGCAAAAATTGTTTATCATGAAAATCTCGGATTTGCCGACCCTGCAAGAAACTTTGCACTATCGCATGCTACTCAGGACTGGATTCTCGTGCTTGATTCCGATGAAATCGTTCCTAAAGAGCTTCTTGAGTATTTAAGAGAATATATGACAAATTACAAAACCAACTATGAAGTTGTTTATATTCCCCGAAAAAACATACTTCTCGGAAAAGTTTTATGGTCATGGTATCCAAATCCGATTATGAGATTTTTCAAAAATGGTGTTGTAACTTTTGATGAAAAAGTCCACTGCACTCCTACTGTGCATGGATCAATAGGGGAATTTTTTATCGACCCGAAAAGAACAGAGCTTGCTTTAATTCATTATAATTACGACTCTATAGAGGCTTTTATCTCAAGAATGAATAAATACACTTCTCTTGAGCTTGAAAAATTCAGCGAAAGAAACATTAAATTCTCCGCAAAATTACTTTTTACCAGACCAATAGGAGAATTTTTCAAAAGGTATCTTTTGAAAAAAGGTTACAAAGACGGCTGGCATGGTTTTATTTTTGCAATTTTAATGGGTATTTACAAGTTCGTTGCAATAATAAAACTCTGGCAATCAGAATTGAATTTAGAAATATAA
- a CDS encoding NADH peroxidase has protein sequence MSTAVVKKFVCSVCGYVHEGDVPPSKCPQCGVPSEKFNEASTQDFVWADEHKIGVAKGLDSEVVDGLKAHFAGECTEIGMYLAMSRQADREGYPEIAEAYKRIAFEEAEHAAKFGELLGEVLDTSTKKNLEMRVLAENGACADKKRIATRAKELGYDAIHDTVHEMCKDEARHGQAFKGLLARYFG, from the coding sequence ATGAGTACAGCAGTTGTAAAAAAATTCGTATGTTCAGTTTGCGGATACGTGCATGAAGGTGATGTTCCTCCTTCAAAATGTCCTCAATGCGGAGTTCCTTCAGAAAAATTCAATGAAGCAAGTACACAGGATTTTGTTTGGGCTGATGAGCATAAAATCGGTGTAGCTAAAGGTTTGGATTCTGAAGTTGTAGACGGATTAAAAGCACACTTCGCCGGCGAATGTACAGAAATAGGAATGTATCTTGCTATGAGCCGTCAGGCAGACAGAGAAGGATACCCTGAGATCGCTGAAGCCTATAAAAGAATTGCTTTTGAAGAAGCAGAGCATGCCGCTAAATTTGGCGAGCTTCTTGGTGAAGTTCTTGATACGAGTACAAAGAAAAATCTTGAAATGAGAGTTTTGGCTGAAAATGGTGCTTGTGCCGACAAGAAAAGAATTGCTACAAGAGCCAAAGAATTAGGCTATGATGCTATTCATGACACTGTTCATGAAATGTGCAAAGATGAAGCAAGACATGGTCAAGCTTTCAAAGGATTATTAGCAAGGTATTTCGGTTAA